The Mycobacterium seoulense genome has a window encoding:
- a CDS encoding PE family protein, with the protein MSFVTTQPEALAAAAGNLQAIGSTLSAQNAAAAAPTTGVVPAAADEVSALTAAQFAAHAQMYQAVSAQAAAIHEAFVNTLSMSSGSYAATEAANAAAAG; encoded by the coding sequence ATGTCTTTCGTGACCACACAGCCGGAGGCTTTGGCTGCGGCGGCCGGAAACCTGCAGGCCATTGGCTCAACGCTGAGCGCTCAGAACGCGGCTGCCGCCGCCCCCACGACCGGGGTGGTTCCGGCTGCGGCCGACGAGGTGTCGGCGCTGACGGCGGCGCAGTTCGCGGCGCACGCGCAGATGTACCAGGCGGTCAGCGCTCAGGCCGCCGCCATTCACGAGGCGTTCGTGAACACTCTGTCGATGAGCTCGGGCTCCTACGCTGCGACCGAGGCAGCCAACGCAGCTGCTGCGGGCTGA
- a CDS encoding WXG100 family type VII secretion target — protein sequence MATRFMTDPHEMRAMAGRFEVHAQTVEDEARKMWASSMNIAGSGWSGQAQATSYDTMGQVNQAFRNIVNMLHGVRDGLIRDANNYEQQEQASQQILGS from the coding sequence ATGGCAACACGTTTTATGACGGACCCGCACGAGATGCGGGCGATGGCGGGCCGCTTCGAGGTGCACGCCCAGACGGTTGAGGACGAGGCCCGCAAGATGTGGGCGTCGTCGATGAACATCGCCGGCTCTGGCTGGAGTGGTCAGGCGCAGGCGACCTCGTACGACACCATGGGTCAGGTCAACCAGGCCTTCCGCAACATCGTCAACATGCTCCACGGGGTGCGCGACGGGCTGATCCGCGACGCCAACAACTACGAGCAGCAAGAGCAGGCCTCGCAGCAAATCCTCGGCAGCTAG
- a CDS encoding WXG100 family type VII secretion target: MTINYQFGDVDAHGALIRAQAASLEAEHQAIVRDVLAAGDFWGGAGSVACQEFITQLGRNFQVIYEQANAHGQKVQSAGSNMASTDSAVGSSWA, encoded by the coding sequence ATGACAATCAATTACCAGTTCGGCGATGTCGACGCCCACGGTGCCTTGATCCGCGCCCAGGCCGCGTCTTTGGAGGCTGAGCACCAGGCCATCGTTCGTGATGTGCTTGCTGCGGGTGACTTCTGGGGCGGCGCCGGTTCGGTGGCCTGCCAGGAGTTCATCACCCAGTTGGGTCGCAACTTCCAGGTGATCTACGAGCAGGCCAACGCCCACGGGCAGAAGGTGCAGAGCGCCGGCAGCAACATGGCCAGCACCGACAGCGCCGTTGGGTCCAGCTGGGCCTAA
- a CDS encoding ESX secretion-associated protein EspG yields the protein MDQQTARTDITVNVDGFWMLQALLDIRHVAPELRCRPFVSTDSSDWLNEHPGMAVMREQGIVENDQVNEHVAARMRVLAAPDLEVIALLSRGKLLYGVVDDENQPPGSRDIPDNEFRVVLARRGQHWVSAVRVGSDITVDDVAIADSASIASLVLDALESIHHAEPAAINAVNVPLEEMLEATKSWQESGFNVFSGGDLRRMGVSAATVAALGQALSDPAAEVAVYARQYRDDAKGPSASVLSLKDGSGGRIALYQQARTAGSGEAWLAICPATPQLVQVGVKTVLDTLPYGEWKTHSRV from the coding sequence ATGGACCAACAGACCGCCCGCACCGACATCACCGTTAACGTCGACGGTTTCTGGATGCTCCAGGCCCTTCTGGACATCCGGCACGTCGCGCCGGAGTTGCGCTGCCGGCCATTTGTTTCTACCGACTCGAGCGACTGGCTCAACGAGCATCCCGGCATGGCGGTGATGCGCGAGCAGGGCATCGTCGAAAACGATCAGGTGAATGAACATGTGGCCGCTCGGATGAGGGTGCTCGCCGCGCCGGACCTCGAGGTCATCGCCCTGCTGTCGCGGGGCAAGCTGCTCTACGGCGTGGTCGACGACGAAAACCAGCCACCCGGTTCGCGCGACATTCCCGACAACGAGTTCCGCGTGGTGCTCGCGCGTCGTGGTCAGCACTGGGTGTCGGCGGTACGCGTCGGCAGCGACATCACCGTCGACGACGTCGCCATCGCCGACAGCGCCTCGATCGCCTCCCTGGTCTTGGACGCGCTGGAGTCGATACACCACGCCGAGCCCGCGGCGATCAACGCGGTGAACGTGCCGCTGGAAGAGATGCTGGAAGCGACGAAGTCGTGGCAGGAGTCGGGCTTCAACGTGTTTTCCGGCGGTGACCTGCGGCGGATGGGCGTCAGCGCCGCCACCGTGGCCGCGCTGGGACAGGCCCTCTCGGATCCGGCTGCCGAGGTCGCGGTGTACGCGCGCCAATACCGGGACGATGCGAAGGGCCCCAGCGCCTCGGTGCTGTCGCTCAAAGACGGTTCCGGTGGCCGCATCGCCCTCTACCAGCAGGCGCGGACGGCCGGGTCGGGCGAAGCCTGGCTGGCCATCTGCCCGGCAACCCCCCAGTTGGTGCAGGTGGGCGTCAAGACCGTGCTGGACACGCTGCCCTACGGCGAGTGGAAAACCCACAGCAGGGTCTGA
- the eccD gene encoding type VII secretion integral membrane protein EccD encodes MTAVVEALQPDVEGISQPRAVVVGVMAGAGVQIGVLLDANAPVSVMTEPLLKVVNSRLRELGETPLEATGRGRWALCLVDGSPLRATQSLTEQDVYDGDRLWIRFIQDTEHRSQVIEHISTAVAADLSKRFAAIDPVVAVQVGASMVAAGVTAASGLLLWYRWHHNSWMPTAYSAVIAAAVLGVSLMLLMRARTDQDRRIADIMLLSGLTPLTVAAAAAPPGGVGSPHAVLGFGVLTIAAMLAVRFTGRRLGLYTALITVSVVTALAALARMVAMTSAVTLLTSVVLVCVLVYHTAPALSRRLAGIRLPVFPSATSRWVFEARPDLPTTVVRSDGGPPVLEGPASVRDVLVQAERARSFLTGLLIGLGVLMVVSLTALSDPHTGQRWLPLLLAGFSAGFLMLRGRSYVDRWQAITLAVTAVLIVGAVVARYALVLQSPLAVSVSAAILVLLPAAGLTSAAVVPNTIYSPLFRKFVEWIEYLCLMPIFPLALWLMNVYAAIRYR; translated from the coding sequence ATGACTGCGGTTGTTGAAGCGCTACAGCCTGACGTTGAGGGAATTTCGCAGCCTCGGGCGGTCGTGGTCGGCGTCATGGCCGGCGCGGGCGTACAGATCGGCGTCCTGCTGGACGCCAACGCCCCCGTCTCGGTGATGACCGAGCCGCTGCTGAAGGTGGTGAACAGCCGCCTCAGGGAACTCGGCGAGACCCCGCTGGAGGCCACGGGCCGCGGCAGGTGGGCTCTCTGCCTCGTCGACGGCAGCCCCTTGCGGGCTACCCAGTCCCTGACCGAACAGGACGTCTACGACGGCGACCGGCTGTGGATCCGATTCATCCAGGACACCGAGCATCGCTCGCAGGTCATCGAGCACATCTCCACCGCCGTCGCGGCGGACCTTAGCAAGCGGTTCGCCGCGATCGACCCCGTCGTCGCGGTGCAGGTCGGCGCGTCGATGGTCGCCGCGGGCGTCACCGCCGCCTCGGGCTTGCTGCTCTGGTACCGGTGGCACCACAACTCCTGGATGCCGACGGCATACTCCGCGGTGATCGCCGCGGCGGTGCTGGGCGTTTCGCTGATGCTGCTGATGCGGGCACGCACCGATCAGGACCGCCGCATCGCCGACATCATGCTGCTGAGCGGCCTGACCCCGCTCACGGTCGCCGCCGCGGCGGCTCCCCCCGGGGGAGTCGGTTCCCCGCACGCGGTGTTGGGCTTCGGCGTGCTCACCATCGCCGCGATGCTCGCCGTGCGTTTCACCGGACGCCGGTTGGGGCTTTACACCGCGCTCATCACCGTCAGCGTGGTCACGGCGCTTGCGGCCCTGGCCCGCATGGTCGCGATGACCAGCGCCGTGACGCTGCTGACCAGCGTCGTCCTGGTGTGCGTGCTCGTGTACCACACCGCTCCGGCGCTCTCGCGCCGGTTGGCCGGCATCCGTCTGCCGGTGTTCCCCTCGGCGACCAGCCGGTGGGTGTTCGAGGCCCGGCCCGACCTGCCCACCACCGTGGTTCGCTCCGACGGTGGACCCCCGGTGCTCGAGGGGCCCGCGTCCGTCCGCGACGTCTTGGTGCAGGCCGAGCGCGCCCGTTCCTTCTTGACGGGCCTGCTGATCGGGCTCGGTGTGCTGATGGTCGTCTCGTTGACGGCGTTGTCGGACCCCCACACCGGCCAGCGCTGGCTGCCGCTCCTGCTGGCCGGCTTCAGCGCCGGGTTCCTGATGCTGCGCGGACGCTCCTACGTCGACCGCTGGCAGGCGATCACCCTGGCCGTCACCGCCGTCCTCATCGTCGGAGCCGTGGTGGCGCGGTACGCGCTGGTGTTGCAGTCGCCCCTGGCGGTGTCCGTCAGCGCGGCGATCCTGGTTCTGCTGCCGGCGGCCGGCCTGACGTCCGCGGCCGTGGTGCCCAACACGATCTACAGCCCGCTGTTCCGCAAGTTCGTGGAATGGATCGAATACCTCTGCCTGATGCCGATCTTCCCGCTGGCATTGTGGTTGATGAATGTCTATGCAGCCATCCGCTACCGGTAG
- a CDS encoding type VII secretion-associated serine protease mycosin, translating into MQPSATGSSKVWRGRASAAALAAVLLASGALAGLPPASAISPPTIDPGAVPPDGPPGPPAPMKQNSYCTEVGVLPGTDFRLQPKYMDMLNLQEAWQFGRGAGVKVAVIDTGVSPHPRFPHLIPGGDYVMGGDGLSDCDAHGTMVASMIGAAPANGAGVPPAAPRRPVTIPTTEPPPKAPPPQTVTLSPLPQTVTMVPPSPQDQQPAPGPFGLPPPAPPPAPAGPPPGPPQGGQAPAGSHGGGTVTIPSYAGGGHVVRVDHPRPLDPPPPPPPPPPAPTAGPDAFSGIAPDVDIIAIRQSSQAFGLKDAYTGDEDPQTRAKIDDVQTMARAIVHAANMGAQVINISDVTCMSARNIIDQRALGAAVRYAAVDKNAVIVAAAGDTSKKDCKQNPPHDPLQPNDPRNWNAVTTVVTPSWFSDYVLTVGAVDEDGRPLTQGNQGQASTSVAGPWVGIAAPGTDVVGLSPRDDGVVNAIDGPDNTLLVPSGTSFSAAIVSGVAALVRAKFPQLSAYQVINRLTRTARAPARGVDNQIGHGIVDPVAALTWDVPDGPLKPPQQLSAPLNIPKPAPPRDMVPVWVAAGGLLGALLIGGGVFGTAMLMKRSRKQQ; encoded by the coding sequence ATGCAGCCATCCGCTACCGGTAGTAGCAAGGTGTGGCGAGGGCGCGCATCCGCTGCGGCCCTCGCCGCAGTCTTGCTCGCCTCAGGAGCACTGGCCGGCTTGCCGCCCGCCTCTGCGATCTCGCCGCCGACGATCGACCCGGGCGCGGTGCCGCCCGATGGTCCGCCCGGTCCGCCGGCGCCGATGAAACAGAACTCGTACTGCACCGAGGTCGGGGTGCTGCCGGGCACGGACTTCCGGTTGCAGCCCAAGTACATGGACATGCTGAACCTGCAGGAGGCATGGCAGTTCGGCCGTGGCGCCGGCGTGAAGGTGGCCGTGATCGACACCGGCGTGAGCCCGCACCCGAGGTTTCCCCACCTGATCCCCGGCGGTGACTACGTCATGGGCGGCGACGGGCTGTCGGACTGCGACGCGCACGGCACCATGGTCGCGTCGATGATCGGTGCCGCCCCGGCCAACGGCGCCGGGGTGCCACCGGCCGCGCCGCGCCGACCGGTGACCATTCCCACCACCGAACCGCCACCGAAAGCGCCGCCACCCCAGACGGTGACGCTGTCGCCGTTGCCGCAGACCGTGACGATGGTTCCCCCGTCTCCGCAGGATCAACAACCGGCTCCGGGACCGTTCGGGCTGCCACCGCCAGCGCCGCCGCCGGCGCCCGCGGGCCCACCACCGGGACCACCGCAAGGCGGGCAGGCCCCGGCGGGCAGCCACGGCGGCGGCACGGTGACGATACCGAGCTACGCCGGCGGCGGCCACGTGGTCCGGGTCGACCACCCGCGCCCGCTCGACCCACCGCCACCTCCACCCCCGCCGCCACCGGCGCCGACTGCGGGTCCCGACGCGTTCAGCGGCATCGCACCGGACGTCGACATCATCGCGATTCGCCAGTCCAGCCAGGCCTTCGGTCTCAAGGACGCCTACACCGGCGACGAGGACCCGCAGACCAGGGCGAAGATCGACGACGTTCAGACGATGGCGCGGGCGATCGTCCACGCCGCCAACATGGGCGCACAGGTGATCAACATCTCGGATGTGACCTGCATGAGCGCGCGCAACATCATTGACCAGCGCGCGCTGGGCGCCGCGGTGCGCTACGCGGCGGTCGACAAGAACGCGGTCATCGTGGCCGCGGCCGGCGACACCAGCAAGAAGGACTGCAAGCAGAACCCGCCCCATGATCCGTTGCAGCCCAACGACCCTCGCAACTGGAATGCCGTCACCACCGTCGTGACGCCGTCCTGGTTCAGCGACTACGTGCTGACGGTCGGTGCGGTCGACGAAGACGGTCGGCCGTTGACCCAGGGCAACCAGGGTCAAGCATCGACGAGCGTGGCCGGCCCGTGGGTGGGCATCGCCGCACCGGGCACCGACGTGGTCGGGCTATCCCCCCGGGACGACGGCGTCGTCAACGCGATCGACGGACCGGACAACACGCTGCTGGTTCCGTCGGGCACCAGCTTCTCGGCGGCGATCGTGTCCGGCGTCGCCGCGCTCGTTCGCGCCAAGTTCCCCCAACTGTCGGCATACCAGGTCATCAACCGGTTGACCCGCACCGCACGCGCACCCGCGCGCGGCGTGGACAACCAGATCGGCCACGGCATCGTCGACCCGGTGGCGGCGCTGACGTGGGACGTGCCCGACGGGCCGCTCAAGCCGCCACAGCAGCTTTCGGCGCCGCTCAACATTCCGAAGCCGGCCCCGCCCCGGGATATGGTGCCGGTGTGGGTGGCCGCCGGGGGCTTGCTCGGGGCGCTGTTGATCGGTGGGGGCGTGTTTGGTACGGCGATGCTGATGAAGCGATCGCGGAAGCAGCAATGA
- the eccE gene encoding type VII secretion protein EccE, with the protein MKAQRRFGLSLSWPRVTAVFLVDIAIMVVASHCPESWQGTYRIAFWVGVGLAALIALFSLVTYHGITVTSGLGTWLWDWSADPGTALGAGCTPALDYQRRFGRDKVGVREYEGQLVTVIAVNGGEDDPASRHRHRAAPPTLLVQAVADGLRQFDIHLDDVDIVSVKVRRGGNAAELSKLDDWGPEEWEVANGEPTSYVRRTWLVLRMNPQRNIAAVAVRDSLASTLVAATERLAQDLDGLTCAAKPLTAEELAGVDRAVLADLEPTWSRPGWRHLKHFNGFTTSFWVTPSDITTDTLDELWQADTAATVLTVRLTARAGRPQVSAWVRYHTEKRLPRDVSAGLNRLTGRQLAAVRASLPAPAPRAPLVVPSRGLRDDDDLVLSVDQLRGSPAGAPVAQ; encoded by the coding sequence ATGAAAGCTCAGCGCAGATTCGGGTTGTCGTTGTCGTGGCCACGGGTCACGGCGGTGTTCCTGGTCGACATCGCGATCATGGTGGTGGCCAGCCACTGCCCGGAGTCGTGGCAGGGCACCTATCGCATCGCGTTCTGGGTGGGTGTCGGTCTCGCGGCGTTGATCGCGCTCTTCTCGCTGGTCACCTACCACGGCATCACCGTGACGTCAGGTCTGGGGACCTGGCTGTGGGACTGGTCCGCCGATCCGGGCACGGCCCTGGGCGCGGGCTGCACGCCGGCGCTGGACTACCAGCGCCGATTCGGGCGCGACAAGGTCGGCGTGCGCGAGTACGAGGGCCAGCTGGTGACCGTGATCGCCGTCAACGGCGGCGAGGACGACCCCGCGTCGCGTCACCGCCACCGCGCGGCGCCGCCCACCCTGCTGGTGCAGGCGGTGGCTGACGGGTTGCGGCAGTTCGACATTCACCTCGACGACGTCGACATCGTGTCGGTCAAGGTGCGCCGTGGCGGCAACGCCGCCGAGTTGTCCAAGCTCGACGACTGGGGCCCCGAGGAGTGGGAGGTCGCCAACGGTGAGCCCACCTCGTACGTCCGCCGAACCTGGCTGGTGTTGCGGATGAACCCGCAGCGCAACATCGCCGCGGTCGCGGTCCGCGATTCGCTGGCCTCGACGTTGGTGGCGGCCACCGAGCGGCTTGCCCAGGATCTCGACGGACTGACCTGTGCCGCAAAGCCGTTGACCGCCGAGGAGCTGGCCGGGGTCGACCGCGCGGTGCTGGCAGACCTGGAGCCGACGTGGAGCCGGCCCGGCTGGCGTCACCTCAAGCATTTCAACGGCTTCACGACCAGCTTCTGGGTGACGCCCTCCGACATCACCACCGACACGCTCGACGAGCTGTGGCAGGCCGACACGGCGGCCACCGTGCTGACAGTGAGGCTGACCGCGCGAGCGGGCCGGCCGCAGGTCTCGGCCTGGGTGCGCTACCACACCGAGAAGCGGCTGCCCCGAGACGTGTCGGCCGGCCTCAACCGCCTCACGGGGCGTCAGCTGGCCGCGGTCCGCGCCAGCCTGCCCGCCCCGGCACCACGCGCCCCGCTCGTCGTGCCGAGCCGCGGACTGCGTGACGACGACGACTTGGTGCTGTCGGTCGATCAGCTGCGAGGGAGCCCGGCCGGCGCGCCTGTAGCGCAATGA